The DNA window CGATCGTCTTAGCATGTATTCGAACAGATGATCGAGTCAAATGTGAGGTGGTGGATACACCAGTTGGCATGTCGCAAGACATAGGTGACAGTTCTGGATCAGGACATCGGTGACACCTGAATGGGGCTAGGTGGTGACACTTCGGACCTGAGGCTCGGGCGGTGGCTGTTAATGAACCCATCGATCCCCGTGTTCGTCTCGCGATCTCGCAGTGGCCTGATGATGCGCCCCGTGGCGCGGTCTCGACGTTCTGCGCCGAGCACGGCATCTCACGTAAGTCGTTCTATGAGCTGCGCAAGCGGGCGAAGGTCGATGGGCCTGCCTCGGTGCTCGAACCCCGGTCCAGGCGGCCCAGGTCGAGCCCCTCGAAGTTGACCGATGAGGTCAAGGCCCACGCGATCCAGGTTCGTGCAGCGTTGGAGTCCTCGGGGCTCGACTACGGGCCGATCAGCGTGCACGACAAGATGCACGCGATGGGCTTGGACCCGGTGCCCTCCACGGCGTCGCTGGCCCGGATTTTCCGCGAGGCTGGTCTAGCCAGGCTCGAGCCGAGGAAGAAGCCACGCTCGGCTTGGCGACGGTTCGTCTACCCGGCTCCGAACGCGTGCTGGCAGCTCGACGCGACCGAGTACGTCCTGACCGGCGGTAGGAAGTGTGTGATCTTCCAGCTGATCGATGATCACTCCCGCTACGCGGTCGCCTCCCACGTGGCATCGAGCGAAACCGCAGCCGACGCGATCACCGTGTTCGACAAGGCCGTGGCCGCTCACGGCGTGCCACAGCGGCTGCTCTCGGACAACGGGATCGCACTCAACCCCTCGCGTCGCGGGCACCTTGGCCGACTCGTGGTCCACGTGATGGCGCTGGGGACCGAACCGATCACCGGCAAGCCCTACAAGCCGACCACCCAGGGCAAGAACGAACGGTTCCACCAGACGTTGTTCCGCTACCTCGACAAGCAGCCCCTGGCCACCGACCTCGACGAACTCCAGACCCAGGTCGACGCCTTCGACCACATCTACAACACCGAACGCGGACACCAAGGACTACCCGGCCGGATCACCCCGCTGGCCGCCTGGGAGGCAACCGTGAAGGCTGAAGCGCCACGCCCCGCCCAGGAGCGGCTCGTCCCTCATCAATCGCCCCGCACCCGGCCAGCACCGGTGCCGGTGCCGGTGCCGCTCGACCTTCCCGACGACACCCACGTCAGGAAACTGAGCAGCGTCGGGGCATTCATGCTCGACAAGGTCTTCTACATGGTCGGTGCCCGCCACGGCTTCCATCAGGTCCTGGTCACCACCCACGGCGACGAGCCTGGCGGCAAGATCACCATCACCGACCTGCAAGGCGAAGTCCTCATCGAGCACACCAGGCCAGCACCAGGCGTGACCTACGTCGGCAACGGAAGACCTCGCGGGCCTCAACAACACCGACCAGCGTCACCGAAGTCCTGACACACCAACCGTCACCCGTGTCCTGATGCGGAACTGTCACCGCTGACCTGAGACATCACAGGGATGGATGAACCAGTCCACCACCCGAACCGTCACCTTTGTGTTGATGCAGAACGGTCGCCGAAGTCCCGAGACATCCCACGATCTGGGGCCTCAGCCCCACCAGTCCTCGGCGCGGACCTCGTAGTCGACCTCTCCGAGCTCGGCGCCGGGGAGCGGGTCTTCCCACTGCTCGACGCGGGCGCCGACCTGGACGAGTCCCACCTTCTCGAGCACCGCTCTCGAGTCGGTGTTGACGGCCATCGTCTCGGCGACGACCCGCTCGAGCCCGACGGTCCCGAAGCCGTGTGTCAGAAGGGCTCTCGCCCCCTCGGTCGCCAGGCCGCGCCCCCACGCGTCGCGGCGCAGCCGGTAGCCCAGCTCGGCGGCGTCCGGGTCGTCGTCGACGACGTTGAGCGACCACCAGCCCAGGAACGCGTCGGTCGCCGCGTCGAAGCCCACCCAGTAGCCGATACCGCGCTCGTCGGCGTCCTCACGGGTCCGGCGCGGCATCCAGGTGCCGACGACCTCCTCGCGGCTCAGCGGACGGCCCCAGACGAAGCGCAGCACCTCGGGGTCGGCGTCCAGCTCGACCAGCAGCTCGGTGTGCGCGAGCGTCAGCGGGTCGAGCCGGATCCGCGCGGTGCGCAAGGTCGGTCGCACGGTTGGATCCTGCCCCAAGAACGACCCGACCGCAGCGCCGGTGGACGGACGCTGCGGTCGGGTGGTCTCGAGACGGTCGCTAGCGCGACCTCCTCGACCAGCGTGTGGCCCGGTCGCCCGGCGCCCTCGATCAGGGTCGGCTCAGCCGGCCCACTCGGCCTCGTCGGCCTGGCGCGGATGGGCCTCGGGATCTCGCCGCGGGGGCGCCTACCTCGCGCTCACCCTGCGACCAGGCTGACCGCCTGACGCGCGGACCTGCCCGAACGACGATGACCCGACTCGGCCGACATCGGTCTAGACCCGTGGTCCCGAGCGACCGTCGATCCGGCCGTTCGCCTGCGTCCCGGCGGGGGGAAGGGGTGCACTACGCCCATGACCATCCTCACCTCCGGCCGGTACGCCACCGTGACCTCGACCCTCGCCCTCGTCGTCGCGCTCGGCGGCACGAGCTATGCCGCCACGCAGATCACGACCTCGCAGCTCAAGGACAACGCCGTGACCTCGCCGAAGATCAAGGACGGCGCCGTGACGGGCCTGGACGTCAAGGAGTCGAGCCTGGGCACCGTCCCGTCCGCGACCAAGGCGACGACCGCGTCCAAGGCGACCACGGCGTCGCGCGCGACCCTCGCCGACCAGGCCAAGAAGGCCACCACCGCCGACACGGCGACCACCGCCGGCGCGGTCAACGGCGTCGTCCCGAGCAAGGTGTTCCTCTACACCAACGACTCGGTGGCCGACCAGGTCCTGTTCAGCGGGGCAGGGCTGACGATCAGCGCGAGCTGCGACGCGCCGAGCTTCAACCTCGACCTGGTGGCGACCACCTCGAAGAACGGCTCCTACTTCAGCATCGTGGGCGTCGCCGACTCCAACCCCACCGCCACCGTCCAGGCGGACGCCGAGAACGGCAGCATGCAGGTCGGCGCCCCCATCGACCTGCTGCTCGGTGACGACGGGGACACCTTCCAGTCGACCTTCACCTACAGCAACGCGGACGGCTCGGTCGTCACCGGCGACCTCGCCTCCGACGTCGGCGCTCCGACGTGCTCGGTCCGCGGAATGGTCCTGGCGAGCGCCTGAGCAGGCACCCGGAGACGACTCGACCGCAGCACCCACCGTGGTGGGGCTGCGGTCGCTGTCGTGACGTCGTGACGCTGCTAGCGCGGTCGCGCTGCGCCGGGCCTGCTCAGCCGGCCCACTCGGCCTTCCAGCCGTCGACCTCGTCGGCCTTGCGGGAGGCGGGGCCGGTATAGATCGCCGAGGGGCGGATCAGCCGGCCGGTGCGCTTCTGCTCCAGGATGTGCGCGGACCAGCCGCCGGTGCGGGCACAGGTGAACATCGCGGTGAACATGTTGGACGGGACCTCGGCGAAGTCGAGGACGATGGCTGCCCAGAACTCGACGTTGGTCTCGAGGACGCGGTCGGGACGACGCTCGCGCAGCTCCTTGAGCGCGGCCTGCTCGAGGGCCTCGGCTACTGCGTAGCGGGGAGCGTCGAGCTCCTTGGCCGTACGACGCAGCACGCGGGCGCGCGGGTCCTCGGCGCGGTAGACGCGGTGGCCGAAGCCCATCAGCCGTTCGCCCTTGTCGAGCAGGCCCTTGACGTAGGCGGTCGCGTCGCCGGACCTCTCGACCTCCTCGATCATGGTGAGCACGCGGGCCGGGGCGCCACCGTGCAGCGGGCCGCTCATCGCGCCGATCGCGCCGGAGAAGGCCGCGGCCACGTCGGCACCGGTCGAGGTGATGACGCGCGCGGTGAAGGTGGAGGCGTTCATGCCGTGCTCGGCCGCGCTGCTCCAGTAGGCGTCGATCGCGTGGGCGTGCTTGGGATCGGCCTCGCCCTTCCACCGGATCAGGAACTTCTCGGCGAGCGTGCCACCGGCGTCGACGGCCTTCTGCGGGACGACCGGCTGGTTGAGGCCGCGAGCCGACTGGGCGGCGTAGGAGAGGACCATGACGGCGAGCCGGCCGATGTCCTCGCGCGCCTGGTCGTCGGAGATGTCGTAGGTCTGGCCGAAGCCGAAGGCCGGCGCCAGCATGGCCACCGCGGCCTGCACGTCGACGCGCACGTCGCCGGTGTGGACCGGGAGGTTGTAGGGCTCGGCGGGGGCCAGGCCCGGCTGGTAGGCGCCGTCGATGAGCAGGCCCCAGACGTTCTCGAAGGGCACCCGCCCGACGATGTCCTCGATGTCGACGCCGCGGTAGCGCAGCGCGGAGCCTTCCTTGTCGGGCTCGGCGATCTCGGACTCGAAAGCGACGACTCCCTCGAGTCCGTGGTGTACCTCGGTCATACGTCGCTCCTAGCGGTTCGTGAGAGGCCTCTTTGCGTCGCTCGGCATTGTGCCGCACGCACTACGGTCGACCCATGGGTGACCCTGGTGCGGACCGCGACCTCAGCAGTGACCTCAGCAGTGACCTCGCCGCAGCCCGGCAGGAGTACGCCGCGGGTGGGCTGGCCGAGGACGACCTGGCGGCCGACCCGGTCACGATGTTCGGGCGCTGGTACGACGACGCGCGGGCCGCCGGTCTGCACGAGCCCAACGCGATGGTCGTGGCCACCGTCGGCGCCGAGGGGCAGCCGACCGCCCGGACCGTGCTGCTCAAGGGCGTCGGCCCCGACGGGTTCCGCTTCTTCACCAACCAGGCCTCGCGCAAGGGCCGCGAGCTCGCGGCCCAGCCGCGGTGCTCGCTGCTGTTCCCGTGGCACCCGCTCGAGCGGCAGGTGCGCGTCGACGGCGTGGCCGAGCCGCTGCCGCGGGCCGACGTCGAGGCCTACTTCGCCCAGCGGCCACGGGGCTCCCGGCTCGGCGCGTGGGCCTCGCACCAGTCGCGCGAGGTGGCCGGCCGGGACGCCCTCGCGGCGTCGTACGACGAGGTCGAGTCGAGGTTCGCGGGCACCGATGACGTGCCGCCGCCCGAGGAGTGGGGCGGCTACCTGGTGCGGCCCCAGGTCGTGGAGTTCTGGCAGGGCCGGCCGAGCCGGATGCACGACCGGCTCGTCTACCGGCGCACGCCCGGTGCCGACGGCTGGACCACGGCGCGGCTCGCGCCCTGACTCCCGCGGTGGCACGATGAGGTGATGCGTCGACCTCTCGGACTGATGGTTCTCCTGGCCCTTCTCGGCATCCTCACCGCGGGGCTGGTCGCCGTGCCGGCTCCCGCGCAGGCCGCACCCAGCGCCGCCAAGTACCTCGTGGAGGCCCGCACGTACACCAACCACGAGCGCACCATCCGTGACCGCCCCGCGCTGGCCAACAGCGAGTGCCTCGCGCGCTTCGCGCGGGCCCAGGCGGCGCGGATGGCCAAGGCCGGACGGATCTTCCACACCCAGGACTTCGCCGCGATCGGTCGCACCTGCGGGCTGCGCGCCTGGGGCGAGAACGTCGCCCAGGCCGTCGGCAGCGACACCGGCAAGGGCGTCGTGCGGATGTGGATGGGGTCCAGCGGCCACAAGGCCAACATCCTCAACACCACCTACCGCCACTTCGGCATGGGCGCCGTCTACCGCGGCGGCCGGTGGTGGGTCGTGCAGGTGTTCGGCCGCCGTGCCTGACCGGCGGGCCTGACCGCCGATCTCACGATCCTCGCGTGTCCTAGTAGCCTCGATCCTTGTGGCAGGCCCTGACTTCGAGACCGAGATCAAGCAGCTCCAGGCGACGATGCACACCATCGGCCAGGTGCTCGACCTCGATGGCATGCGCGTCGAGATCGACGACCTCGGCGAGCAGGTCGCGGCCCCCGACCTCTGGGACGACGTCGACCGGGCGACCGGCATCACCGGCCGCCTCTCGGCGCTCCAGGGCACGCTCGACCGCTTCCACGAGCTCGAGACCCGCATCGAGGACGCCGGGCTCATGCACGAGATGGGCCAGGAGGAGGGCGACGCCGACTCCCTCGAGGAGGCCGCACGCGAGCTCGACAAGGTGCGCAAGGCCGTCGAGAGCCTGGAGGTCCGCACCCTGCTCAACGGCGAGTACGACGCCCGCGAGGCCCTGGTGTCGATCCGCTCCGGCGCCGGTGGCGTCGACGCCGCCGACTTCGCCGAGATGCTGATGCGCATGTACGTCCGCTGGGCCGAGCAGCACGACTACAAGGTCGAGGTCTTCGAGACGTCGTACGCCGAGGAGGCCGGCCTGAAGTCCGCCACCTTCGCGATCCACGCGCCCTACACCTACGGCACGCTGTCGGTCGAGGCCGGCACCCACCGCCTGGTGCGGATCAGCCCGTTCGACAACCAGGGTCGTCGGCAGACGTCGTTCGCCGCGGTCGAGGTCGTCCCGGTGCTCGAGCAGACCGACGAGATCGACATCCCCGACGAGGACATCCGCACCGACGTCTACCGCTCCGGCGGCCCGGGCGGTCAGTCCGTCAACACGACCGACTCCGCGGTGCGGCTCACGCACATCCCGACCGGCACCGTCGTG is part of the Nocardioides plantarum genome and encodes:
- a CDS encoding CAP domain-containing protein gives rise to the protein MRRPLGLMVLLALLGILTAGLVAVPAPAQAAPSAAKYLVEARTYTNHERTIRDRPALANSECLARFARAQAARMAKAGRIFHTQDFAAIGRTCGLRAWGENVAQAVGSDTGKGVVRMWMGSSGHKANILNTTYRHFGMGAVYRGGRWWVVQVFGRRA
- a CDS encoding citrate synthase 2 encodes the protein MTEVHHGLEGVVAFESEIAEPDKEGSALRYRGVDIEDIVGRVPFENVWGLLIDGAYQPGLAPAEPYNLPVHTGDVRVDVQAAVAMLAPAFGFGQTYDISDDQAREDIGRLAVMVLSYAAQSARGLNQPVVPQKAVDAGGTLAEKFLIRWKGEADPKHAHAIDAYWSSAAEHGMNASTFTARVITSTGADVAAAFSGAIGAMSGPLHGGAPARVLTMIEEVERSGDATAYVKGLLDKGERLMGFGHRVYRAEDPRARVLRRTAKELDAPRYAVAEALEQAALKELRERRPDRVLETNVEFWAAIVLDFAEVPSNMFTAMFTCARTGGWSAHILEQKRTGRLIRPSAIYTGPASRKADEVDGWKAEWAG
- a CDS encoding GNAT family N-acetyltransferase — encoded protein: MRPTLRTARIRLDPLTLAHTELLVELDADPEVLRFVWGRPLSREEVVGTWMPRRTREDADERGIGYWVGFDAATDAFLGWWSLNVVDDDPDAAELGYRLRRDAWGRGLATEGARALLTHGFGTVGLERVVAETMAVNTDSRAVLEKVGLVQVGARVEQWEDPLPGAELGEVDYEVRAEDWWG
- the prfB gene encoding peptide chain release factor 2; translated protein: MAGPDFETEIKQLQATMHTIGQVLDLDGMRVEIDDLGEQVAAPDLWDDVDRATGITGRLSALQGTLDRFHELETRIEDAGLMHEMGQEEGDADSLEEAARELDKVRKAVESLEVRTLLNGEYDAREALVSIRSGAGGVDAADFAEMLMRMYVRWAEQHDYKVEVFETSYAEEAGLKSATFAIHAPYTYGTLSVEAGTHRLVRISPFDNQGRRQTSFAAVEVVPVLEQTDEIDIPDEDIRTDVYRSGGPGGQSVNTTDSAVRLTHIPTGTVVSCQNEKSQLQNKASAMVVLKAKLLARKKAEEKAHLDSMRGDVQASWGDQMRNYVLNPYQIVKDLRTGYEEGNPSTVFDGDLDGFLEAGIRWRRGSEKADEN
- a CDS encoding DDE-type integrase/transposase/recombinase produces the protein MAVNEPIDPRVRLAISQWPDDAPRGAVSTFCAEHGISRKSFYELRKRAKVDGPASVLEPRSRRPRSSPSKLTDEVKAHAIQVRAALESSGLDYGPISVHDKMHAMGLDPVPSTASLARIFREAGLARLEPRKKPRSAWRRFVYPAPNACWQLDATEYVLTGGRKCVIFQLIDDHSRYAVASHVASSETAADAITVFDKAVAAHGVPQRLLSDNGIALNPSRRGHLGRLVVHVMALGTEPITGKPYKPTTQGKNERFHQTLFRYLDKQPLATDLDELQTQVDAFDHIYNTERGHQGLPGRITPLAAWEATVKAEAPRPAQERLVPHQSPRTRPAPVPVPVPLDLPDDTHVRKLSSVGAFMLDKVFYMVGARHGFHQVLVTTHGDEPGGKITITDLQGEVLIEHTRPAPGVTYVGNGRPRGPQQHRPASPKS
- the pdxH gene encoding pyridoxamine 5'-phosphate oxidase, whose product is MGDPGADRDLSSDLSSDLAAARQEYAAGGLAEDDLAADPVTMFGRWYDDARAAGLHEPNAMVVATVGAEGQPTARTVLLKGVGPDGFRFFTNQASRKGRELAAQPRCSLLFPWHPLERQVRVDGVAEPLPRADVEAYFAQRPRGSRLGAWASHQSREVAGRDALAASYDEVESRFAGTDDVPPPEEWGGYLVRPQVVEFWQGRPSRMHDRLVYRRTPGADGWTTARLAP